The following are encoded together in the Labrus mixtus chromosome 2, fLabMix1.1, whole genome shotgun sequence genome:
- the LOC132954689 gene encoding solute carrier family 22 member 7-like isoform X1, which produces MKFENILAEVDGFGKFQIRTILLMVIPRVTLPFHFLLNNFIAAIPSHHCDISSLDDGDMFRNLSQAKRAIVSIPVQEDGTQSSCQMFAEPQYHLLLNSTNITELPTVPCRNGWVYDNSTFKSTLASDWDLVCDNRRVNRAITTIFFMGVMLGAAVFGYLSDRFGRRTMLLVSYIATTFFGFASAFSHHFAMFAVMRFCTGVGLSGISIITIVLCIEWVDIKHRTAVGVLISLDWSFGTAMLPVIAYFVKDWRYLTATVTTPLFLAMVTWWWLPESARWLISNGNVQRAHFYLSKCAQMNGREQFMADFKPEVLSKVILVENDKRKYSYLDLFRTPRMRRVALLTGVVWFGVTCSYYGISFNITGFGVNIYLTQFIYGASEVPAKVFIFLTLNKIGRRLNQAGTLFMTSLCILCNMFIPPDNGPFRTAVGALGKMFAEGAFTTIFLYTTELYPTVMRQNGLGYCSFIARFGVSVCPLIMVLEEVWGHLPNTIFTLVAFVGGVSASCLPETNNVRLPETLEDVERTRRRSSSPSEEKAPL; this is translated from the exons atGAAGTTTGAGAATATACTGGCAGAGGTGGATGGCTTCGGGAAATTCCAAATAAGGACGATCCTGTTGATGGTGATCCCTCGTGTGACTTTGCCTTTTCACTTTTTGCTGAATAATTTTATTGCGGCGATTCCTTCTCACCACTGTGACATCAGCTCTCTGGATGATGGAGATATGTTTAGGAATTTATCCCAGGCAAAGAGGGCTATCGTGAGTATTCCAGTGCAGGAGGACGGGACGCAAAGCTCCTGTCAGATGTTTGCAGAGCCGCAGTATCACCTGCTGCTCAACTCCACCAACATCACTGAACTACCCACAGTGCCGTGCAGGAATGGATGGGTGTACGACaactcaaccttcaagtctacTCTGGCCTCAGAT TGGGATCTGGTTTGTGATAACAGAAGAGTGAACAGAGCCATAACCACTATCTTCTTCATGGGGGTAATGCTTGGAGCGGCGGTGTTTGGATATCTTAGTGACAG GTTTGGCAGGAGAACAATGCTTCTCGTGTCCTATATTGCAACCACCTTCTTTGGATTTGCCAGCGCTTTCTCGCATCATTTTGCCATGTTTGCTGTCATGAGGTTCTGCACTGGAGTAGGACTATCTGGAATAAGTATAATCACCATTGTCCTTT GTATTGAATGGGTGGACATTAAGCATCGCACTGCAGTGGGTGTTTTGATAAGCCTGGACTGGAGTTTTGGCACTGCTATGCTGCCTGTTATCGCTTACTTTGTGAAGGACTGGCGATACCTGACAGCCACAGTAACCACTCCACTTTTTCTGGCAATGGTCACCTGGTG GTGGCTCCCTGAATCTGCCAGGTGGTTGATAAGTAATGGAAATGTCCAAAGAGCTCATTTTTACCTGAGCAAATGTGCACAAATGAATGGCAGAGAGCAGTTCATGGCTGACTTCAAGCCTGAG GTTCTTTCCAAAGTAATACTTGTagaaaatgataaaagaaaatattcctATTTGGATCTCTTCAGGACACCCAGGATGAGGAGAGTGGCTCTCCTTACTGGCGTTGTGTG GTTTGGAGTGACCTGTTCATATTATGGAATAAGCTTTAACATAACTGGGTTCGGTGTGAACATTTACCTCACACAGTTCATCTACGGTGCCTCTGAAGTTCCAGCTAAGGTGTTCATCTTTTTAACCCTAAACAAAATTGGCAGACGGTTGAATCAAGCTGGAACACTCTTTATGACCAGCCTGTGTATCCTCTGCAACATGTTTATCCCACCAG ATAACGGGCCATTCAGGACAGCTGTGGGGGCTTTGGGCAAGATGTTTGCAGAGGGAGCATTTACGACTATATTTCTGTACACAACAGAGCTTTATCCAACTGTAATGAG GCAAAATGGACTGGGTTACTGCTCCTTCATCGCTCGTTTTGGCGTGTCTGTATGCCCTCTCATCATGGTTCTTGAAGAAGTGTGGGGCCATTTACCAAATACTATTTTCACCTTGGTGGCTTTTGTTGGAGGAGTGTCAGCCTCTTGTCTCCCTGAGACAAACAACGTCCGTCTACCAGAGACCTTAGAGGATGTGGAACGGACAAG aagaAGATCAAGCTCCCCATCTGAAGAGAAAGCTccattgtaa
- the LOC132990653 gene encoding ATP-dependent RNA helicase DHX15 — protein sequence MSKRHRLDLGDDYSSNKKRSEGRDRDRDRDREDRSRDKDRDRDRDRDRDRDRDSKPASAAPNSTPAVPLLVPLKQMAMHQQINPFTNLPHTPRYYEILKKRLQLPVWEYKESFSDIITRNQSFVLVGETGSGKTTQIPQWCVDMVRGLPGPKRAVACTQPRRVAAMSVAQRVADEMDVMLGQEVGYSIRFEDCSSAKTILKYMTDGMLLREAMNDPLLERYGVIILDEAHERTLATDILMGVLKEVVRQRADLKVIVMSATLDAGKFQVYFDSCPLLTIPGRTHPVEIFYTPEPERDYLEAAIRTVIQIHMCEEEEGDCLLFLTGQEEIDEACKRIKREVDDLGPEVGDIKIIPLYSTLPPQQQQRIFEPPPPRKPNGAIGRKVVVSTNIAETSLTIDGVVFVIDPGFAKQKVYNPRIRVESLLVTAISKASAQQRAGRAGRTRPGKCFRLYTEKAYKTEMQDNTYPEILRSNLGSVVLQLKKLGIDDLVHFDFMDPPAPETLMRALELLNYLAALNDDGDLTELGSMMAEFPLDPQLAKMVIASCEFNCSNEILSITAMLSVPQCFVRPTEAKKAADESKMRFAHIDGDHLTLLNVYHAFKQNHESNQWCYDNFVNYRSLMSADNVRQQLSRIMDRFNLPRRSTEFTSRDYYINIRRALCTGFFMQVAHLERTGHYLTVKDNQVVQLHPSTVLDHKPEWVLYNEFVLTTKNYIRTCTDIKPEWLVKIAPQYYEMSNFPQCEAKRQLERIVAKLESKEYSQY from the exons ATGTCGAAAAGACATCGTCTGGATTTGGGCGATGACTATTCCTCCAATAAGAAGAGGTCTGAAGG gagagacagagaccgcGATAGAGACCGCGAGGACCGCTCCAGGGACAAGGACCGAGATAGGGACCGGGACAGGGACCGAGACCGTGATAGAGATTCGAAGCCCGCTAGTGCAGCACCTAACAGCACGCCAGCTGTGCCGTTATTGGTACCCTTAAAGCAGATGGCCATGCACCAGCAGATTAACCCATTCACCAACTTGCCACATACACCTCGCTACTACGAGATCCTAAAGAAGAGGTTACAGCTTCCAGTGTGGGAGTACAAGGAAAGCTTCAGCGATATTATAACAAGGAATCAGAGCTTTGTCCTTGTGGGAGAGACCGGCTCTGGAAAAACAACTCAG ATCCCACAATGGTGTGTGGACATGGTGAGGGGCTTGCCTGGTCCTAAGAGAGCGGTAGCCTGTACTCAGCCCAGGAGGGTGGCTGCTATGAGCGTGGCTCAAAGGGTGGCAGACGAAATGGACGTCATGCTCGGGCAAGAAGTGGGTTACTCCATCAGGTTTGAGGACTGTAGCTCCGCCAAGACTATACTCAA GTACATGACCGATGGTATGTTGCTAAGAGAGGCTATGAATGACCCGCTGCTGGAGCGATATGGAGTCATCATTCTCGATGAGGCCCACGAGAGAACTCTGGCCACAGATATCCTGATGGGCGTCCTTAAGGAGGTGGTGCGTCAAAGGGCAGATCTGaag GTGATCGTCATGAGTGCCACGCTAGATGCCGGAAAGTTTCAGGTGTACTTTGACAGCTGTCCCCTCCTGACTATTCCTGGGCGCACGCACCCTGTAGAGATTTTTTACACTCCCGAACCAGAGCGTGATTACCTAGAGGCAGCAATCCGCACTGTCATCCAGATTCACatgtgtgaagaagaagaaggagactgCCTTCTGTTTCTCACTGGTCAAGAG GAAATTGACGAGGCCTGTAAACGGATCAAGCGTGAGGTAGACGACCTCGGACCCGAGGTTGGAGACATCAAAATCATTCCACTGTATTCCACGTTACCACCACAACAGCAGCAAAGGATCTTTGAGCCGCCTCCTCCAAGAAAGCCAAACGGTGCTATAGGAAGAAAG GTTGTGGTTTCAACAAACATTGCTGAGACTTCTCTGACTATTGACGGTGTAGTGTTTGTCATCGATCCTGGATTTGCAAAGCAAAAG GTTTACAATCCTCGTATCAGGGTGGAGTCCCTGCTCGTCACAGCCATCAGTAAAGCTTCTGCCCAGCAGAGGGCAGGACGAGCCGGCAGGACACGACCAGGAAAATGTTTCCGCCTCTACACAGAGAAGGCCTATAAAACAGAGATGCAG GATAACACGTACCCTGAGATTCTTCGATCCAACTTGGGGTCTGTtgtgctgcagctgaagaagcTGGGTATCGATGATCTTGTACACTTTGACTTCATGGATCCACCAG ctcctgaGACACTGATGAGGGCCCTCGAGCTGCTGAACTACCTGGCTGCGCTGAACGATGACGGAGACCTGACAGAGCTGGGCTCCATGATGGCTGAGTTTCCTCTGGACCCCCAGCTGGCAAAGATGGTCATTGCCAGCTGCGAGTTTAACTGCTCAAACGAGATCCTTTCCATTACTGCCATGCTGTCAG TCCCACAGTGTTTTGTCCGCCCCACGGAGGCTAAGAAGGCAGCAGACGAGTCCAAGATGAGGTTTGCTCACATCGACGGGGACCACTTGACGCTGCTCAACGTCTACCACGCCTTCAAACAGA ACCATGAGTCTAACCAGTGGTGCTACGACAACTTTGTCAACTACCGCTCACTGATGTCTGCTGACAACGTGCGGCAGCAGCTCTCCAGGATCATGGACCGTTTTAACCTGCCGCGCCGGAGCACAGAGTTCACCAGCAGAGATTATTACATCAACATCCGCCGAGCGCTCTGCACCGGCTTCTTCATGCAG GTGGCTCATTTAGAGCGCACAGGTCATTACCTCACAGTCAAAGACAACCAAGTGGTCCAACTGCACCCATCTACAGTCCTGGACCACAAACCTGAGTGGGTGCTCTACAACGAATTTGTCCTGACCACCAAAAACTACATCCGCACTTGCACAGACATCAAACCAGAGTG GCTGGTGAAGATTGCCCCCCAGTACTATGAAATGAGTAACTTCCCACAGTGTGAAGCCAAACGACAGCTGGAGCGCATCGTTGCCAAACTAGAAAGCAAGGAGTATTCCCAGTACTGA
- the LOC132990645 gene encoding solute carrier family 22 member 7-like, producing the protein MKFENILADINGFGRFQIMVIVISFIARFTLPCHFMLNNFIAAVPSHHCDISSLDEEDIFRGLSPADKLFVSIPVQEDGTPNSCQMFAEPQYHLLLNSSNITELPTVSCQNGWVYDNSTFKSTLTSEWDLVCDRRGKNKATATIFFVGVMFGAMSFGSLSDRYGRRIMLLVSYVTGMLFAIASAFSTSYVMFVVLRFFTGFCITGIIIVSPVLSVEWVDIEHRKLVGVIDSLSWTFGNTAFAAIAYFVNDWRWLIVSVSSPLVLGIITWRWMPESARWLIANGKLEQAQKYLKKCAQMNKREDSTDTLKTETLSTIVVTEKRDRTYSYLDLIRTPKMRRLAFSTGTLWFCVANAFYGISFNITGFGLNIYLTQFTYALVELPAKVSLYYLLDKIGRRRTEVGSLFLAAVCLGINILVPKDMSVVRTVVAVIGKGFSATSFGTVILYSSELYPTVVRQNGMGWNSFMGRMGVAVAPLILLLDEVWRDLPQVVLCLVALLGGMVARTLSETHNKCLPETIEDIEQHW; encoded by the exons ATGAAGTTTGAGAACATTCTCGCAGATATCAATGGATTTGGAAGGTTTCAGATCATGGTCATTGTGATCAGCTTCATTGCCCGTTTCACTCTTCCCTGTCACTTCATGCTCAACAACTTCATCGCTGCTGTTCCCTCTCACCACTGTGACATTAGCTCTCTGGACGAAGAAGACATTTTTAGGGGTTTATCCCCGGCGGACAAGCTTTTTGTGAGTATTCCTGTGCAGGAGGATGGGACTCCAAACTCCTGTCAGATGTTTGCAGAGCCGCAGTATCACCTGCTGCTCAACTCCTCCAACATCACTGAACTACCCACAGTGTCGTGCCAGAATGGATGGGTGTACGATAACTCTACTTTTAAGTCTACTCTGACTTCAGAG TGGGACCTGGTGTGTGATAGGAGAGGTAAAAACAAAGCGACTGCAACCATCTTCTTTGTTGGAGTGATGTTTGGAGCCATGTCGTTTGGTAGTCTGAGTGACAG GTACGGGCGGAGGATCATGCTGCTGGTGTCCTATGTGACTGGAATGCTCTTTGCCATTGCAAGTGCTTTTTCTACATCCTACGTGATGTTTGTGGTGCTGAGGTTCTTCACTGGGTTTTGCATCACAGGCATCATCATAGTCTCACCAGTCCTCA GTGTAGAGTGGGTGGACATTGAGCACAGGAAACTGGTGGGAGTAATCGACAGCTTATCCTGGACCTTTGGGAACACAGCATTTGCTGCCATCGCTTACTTCGTGAATGACTGGAGATGGCTGATTGTTAGCGTCAGCTCACCTCTGGTCCTGGGCATCATCACCTGGAG GTGGATGCCAGAATCAGCAAGGTGGCTTATAGCCAATGGGAAACTGGAGCAGGCTCAGAAGTATTTGAAAAAATGTGCCCAGATGAACAAAAGAGAGGATTCCACAGACACTCTGAAAACTGAG ACACTTTCCACCATTGTAGTGACTGAAAAAAGAGACCGCACCTACTCCTACCTGGATCTGATACGAACACCGAAAATGAGGAGACTAGCCTTCAGCACTGGTACACTGTG GTTTTGTGTGGCCAATGCTTTTTACGGCATCAGCTTTAACATCACAGGCTTCGGGCTCAACATCTACCTCACTCAGTTCACTTATGCTTTGGTTGAACTACCGGCCAAAGTATCCCTTTATTACTTACTGGATAAGATAGGCAGGCGGAGGACTGAGGTGGGATCTCTTTTTCTGGCTGCTGTCTGTCTTGGCATCAACATTTTAGTACCTAAAG ACATGTCTGTGGTGAGGACAGTGGTAGCCGTCATTGGAAAAGGGTTTTCTGCAACATCGTTTGGCACTGTGATTCTCTACAGTTCAGAGCTCTATCCCACTGTAGTGAG GCAGAATGGTATGGGCTGGAACTCATTCATGGGTCGTATGGGTGTGGCTGTGGCTCCTCTGATCCTCTTACTGGACGAGGTGTGGAGAGACCTGCCGCAGGTCGTCCTGTGTCTCGTGGCTTTACTGGGAGGAATGGTGGCAAGAACGctgtcagagacacacaacaagtGCCTGCCAGAGACCATAGAGGACATTGAACAGCACTGGTAG
- the LOC132954689 gene encoding solute carrier family 22 member 7-like isoform X2 encodes MKFENILAEVDGFGKFQIRTILLMVIPRVTLPFHFLLNNFIAAIPSHHCDISSLDDGDMFRNLSQAKRAIVSIPVQEDGTQSSCQMFAEPQYHLLLNSTNITELPTVPCRNGWVYDNSTFKSTLASDWDLVCDNRRVNRAITTIFFMGVMLGAAVFGYLSDRFGRRTMLLVSYIATTFFGFASAFSHHFAMFAVMRFCTGVGLSGISIITIVLCIEWVDIKHRTAVGVLISLDWSFGTAMLPVIAYFVKDWRYLTATVTTPLFLAMVTWWWLPESARWLISNGNVQRAHFYLSKCAQMNGREQFMADFKPEVLSKVILVENDKRKYSYLDLFRTPRMRRVALLTGVVWFGVTCSYYGISFNITGFGVNIYLTQFIYGASEVPAKVFIFLTLNKIGRRLNQAGTLFMTSLCILCNMFIPPGKMDWVTAPSSLVLACLYALSSWFLKKCGAIYQILFSPWWLLLEECQPLVSLRQTTSVYQRP; translated from the exons atGAAGTTTGAGAATATACTGGCAGAGGTGGATGGCTTCGGGAAATTCCAAATAAGGACGATCCTGTTGATGGTGATCCCTCGTGTGACTTTGCCTTTTCACTTTTTGCTGAATAATTTTATTGCGGCGATTCCTTCTCACCACTGTGACATCAGCTCTCTGGATGATGGAGATATGTTTAGGAATTTATCCCAGGCAAAGAGGGCTATCGTGAGTATTCCAGTGCAGGAGGACGGGACGCAAAGCTCCTGTCAGATGTTTGCAGAGCCGCAGTATCACCTGCTGCTCAACTCCACCAACATCACTGAACTACCCACAGTGCCGTGCAGGAATGGATGGGTGTACGACaactcaaccttcaagtctacTCTGGCCTCAGAT TGGGATCTGGTTTGTGATAACAGAAGAGTGAACAGAGCCATAACCACTATCTTCTTCATGGGGGTAATGCTTGGAGCGGCGGTGTTTGGATATCTTAGTGACAG GTTTGGCAGGAGAACAATGCTTCTCGTGTCCTATATTGCAACCACCTTCTTTGGATTTGCCAGCGCTTTCTCGCATCATTTTGCCATGTTTGCTGTCATGAGGTTCTGCACTGGAGTAGGACTATCTGGAATAAGTATAATCACCATTGTCCTTT GTATTGAATGGGTGGACATTAAGCATCGCACTGCAGTGGGTGTTTTGATAAGCCTGGACTGGAGTTTTGGCACTGCTATGCTGCCTGTTATCGCTTACTTTGTGAAGGACTGGCGATACCTGACAGCCACAGTAACCACTCCACTTTTTCTGGCAATGGTCACCTGGTG GTGGCTCCCTGAATCTGCCAGGTGGTTGATAAGTAATGGAAATGTCCAAAGAGCTCATTTTTACCTGAGCAAATGTGCACAAATGAATGGCAGAGAGCAGTTCATGGCTGACTTCAAGCCTGAG GTTCTTTCCAAAGTAATACTTGTagaaaatgataaaagaaaatattcctATTTGGATCTCTTCAGGACACCCAGGATGAGGAGAGTGGCTCTCCTTACTGGCGTTGTGTG GTTTGGAGTGACCTGTTCATATTATGGAATAAGCTTTAACATAACTGGGTTCGGTGTGAACATTTACCTCACACAGTTCATCTACGGTGCCTCTGAAGTTCCAGCTAAGGTGTTCATCTTTTTAACCCTAAACAAAATTGGCAGACGGTTGAATCAAGCTGGAACACTCTTTATGACCAGCCTGTGTATCCTCTGCAACATGTTTATCCCACCAG GCAAAATGGACTGGGTTACTGCTCCTTCATCGCTCGTTTTGGCGTGTCTGTATGCCCTCTCATCATGGTTCTTGAAGAAGTGTGGGGCCATTTACCAAATACTATTTTCACCTTGGTGGCTTTTGTTGGAGGAGTGTCAGCCTCTTGTCTCCCTGAGACAAACAACGTCCGTCTACCAGAGACCTTAG